A window of Massilia sp. NR 4-1 genomic DNA:
GCCGCTGGCAGCGTCGATCACGCGTCCGGGATTGCTGATCTTGAGCGATGCGGGCAGCTTGCCGTGCAGCGGTGCGGATGCGCCGCCCTCCCCTTGCGCGGCCCTCGCCTTGGCCTGCGGCTTGTCTGTCACGATATCCTCCGTATGCGCGGGACGCTCGCGCCGGACGGCGCTGGCCTGCTTGTCGCTGCGCAGCCCCTGGAATACGGCGTGGCGCACCGATCCGCTGCGCGTCCATTCGCCAAAACTGACTTCGGCCACCAGTGCGGGCTTGACCCAGTGCGCTTTCTTTCCGATGCTGCGGCTGGCGGCGAAAGGGCTGTCGGCGGCATGCAGCCTTTTCAGCCTGGCCTTCAGTTCGCGCAGCGCGCTTTCGTTGAAGCCGCTGCCCACATTGCCGGCATAATGCAGCTTGCCCCCTTCGTCGAAATAGCCGAGCAGCAGAGAACCGATGCCGGTGCGCGCGCCGCGCGGATCGGTATAGCCGCCGATCACGAATTCCTGGCGCTGCCCGCATTTGAGCTTGATCCAGCCGGCCGAACGGCGCGATACATAGGGCGCATCGCGCCGCTTGCCGATCACGCCTTCCAGCCCCAGGCTGCAGGCGGCCTTCACGATATCGGCGGCTTGGGCATCGAGTATGGCGCTCAGGCGCACCTTGTCCGAGCGGCTTTTTTCCAGCACGGTTTGCAACAGCTCGCGGCGCTGTTCGAACGGCAGGTGGCGCAAATCATAGCCATTCAGGTAAGGGACGTCGAACAGGAAGTAAGCGATGCTTTCCGTGCGTTCGCCATCGAAAGCCTGCTGCAGCAGGCCGAAATCGGGCAAGCCGTTTTCGTTGTGAACCACGATCTCGCCGTCATACCAGCCCGCCGGCAGTTTCATCGACGCCAGTTCGGCGCGCAGCAGCTCCAGCTTGTGGGTCCAGTCGTTGCCGTTACGGGTCATCAGGCGGATCTTGCGGCCATCGACGCGCGCCAGCAGGCGGTAGCCGTCATATTTGACTTCAAACAGCCACTGTTCCGGCTCGGTGGGCGGCGCATCCACCAGCGTCGCCAGTTGGGGAGCAAGCTCGGTGGGCAGCGCGGCGGCACGGGGCACCGCCTTGTCACCGGTGGACGCCGGCATGCCCAGGTCTTTGACGCTGTCCGGCATCTCATCGACCACGCTGAATTCCGCGGCCGGCCGCGCATAGTCGTCGTTTTCCTTGATGAGCAGCCAGGGTTCCTGCTTTTCTCCGCGCCCCTTCATGCGCACCAGGACCCAGTGCCCATGCATCTTATGGCCGCGCAGCTCGAACTTCAGATTACCCTGGCGGTAGCCCTGCCGCGGGTCGCCAAGCGGATGCCAGCTGCCCTTGTCCCAGATAATGACCTTGCCCGCGCCATACTGTTTGGGCGGGATGGTGCCTTCGAAATCGTTGTAGGAAATCGGATGGTCTTCAACATGCACGGCCATGCGCTTGTCGTGCGTGTCGTAGCTAGGGCCTTTGGGAACGGCCCAGCTTTTCATGGCGCCGTCCAGTTCCAGGCGGAAGTCGTAATGCAGGCGGCTGGACCAATGCTTCTGGATGACGAAGCTCAGCGCTTCTCCCTGCACGCCACCTTCGGCCGGTTCCGGCGTGATGGAAAAATCGCGCTTGGCTTTATAGGTCTTGAGGGAGTCCTTCATGCTGGCACTGTAGCGCCGCGACTCCACGCGGCACGGTACGCCAGCTAACACACAGCGGACAAATGTAAGCAGATTGGCGGACTTGTAAGCGCTTGTAAAAGCCGTCAACTGGCTCAGCCAAGGCCGCGTTTTCAGCTCAAGGGCACACACTGGTGCACCGGATAGATAAACCCCAACATGGAGCTTCAAATGAAAAAAGTCATCGCAACCCTGATCGCCGGTCTG
This region includes:
- the ligD gene encoding DNA ligase D, translating into MKDSLKTYKAKRDFSITPEPAEGGVQGEALSFVIQKHWSSRLHYDFRLELDGAMKSWAVPKGPSYDTHDKRMAVHVEDHPISYNDFEGTIPPKQYGAGKVIIWDKGSWHPLGDPRQGYRQGNLKFELRGHKMHGHWVLVRMKGRGEKQEPWLLIKENDDYARPAAEFSVVDEMPDSVKDLGMPASTGDKAVPRAAALPTELAPQLATLVDAPPTEPEQWLFEVKYDGYRLLARVDGRKIRLMTRNGNDWTHKLELLRAELASMKLPAGWYDGEIVVHNENGLPDFGLLQQAFDGERTESIAYFLFDVPYLNGYDLRHLPFEQRRELLQTVLEKSRSDKVRLSAILDAQAADIVKAACSLGLEGVIGKRRDAPYVSRRSAGWIKLKCGQRQEFVIGGYTDPRGARTGIGSLLLGYFDEGGKLHYAGNVGSGFNESALRELKARLKRLHAADSPFAASRSIGKKAHWVKPALVAEVSFGEWTRSGSVRHAVFQGLRSDKQASAVRRERPAHTEDIVTDKPQAKARAAQGEGGASAPLHGKLPASLKISNPGRVIDAASGSSKIDLVRYYALVAPLMLEHLKGRPVALVRAPAGVGGELFFQKHAESGKLAGVKSLPQELDPEHAPMLEVATARGLLESAQWNVVEFHTQNALGRNYEKPNRMVFDLDPGEGVAWPQMQEAAQLLHAFLDELGLQAFLKTSGGKGLHAVVPIKPYYGWDTVKAFSKAIVEHMAQTLPERFANKSGPKNRVGKIFIDYLRNGRSATTVCAWSARSRPGLGISVPCGWDELAALRGADQWTIHNVHTRLDQGNTPWSGYGAGARGVAPAMKALGFTP